A window from Triticum aestivum cultivar Chinese Spring chromosome 6D, IWGSC CS RefSeq v2.1, whole genome shotgun sequence encodes these proteins:
- the LOC123142150 gene encoding uncharacterized protein, giving the protein MATIWEKVGKVLDGFGLLEKLLHEKPAEDALRNEFGHLRLQFHTEDKGDAGVIFTTFTRTDGTVRILSNLNGYWKRGSDSDDWVSVAHIKDPLRDNDPHTLFEVVTGDGFIALRNLGNKKFCKRLSADGESDCLSASDENISQCARLMVEEPVDKCEIYDEKYHLEEARIYNKQIINVATDYSTNDTNKEMKAKFSFVKKIEVASKWETSASSKQGTDAKISFGTGGEKPPIIVGGEVTFSYESSSSHAKGTSETNTEETTVTQEYDIPSKTTIAAKLIGMRACCDVPYSYKKRVRLTTGKEVTSTHHDGIYTVANNYNFGIVFTDNKEEVEKLQARYFSTRP; this is encoded by the coding sequence ATGGCAACCATCTGGGAAAAAGTTGGGAAGGTTCTGGATGGATTTGGCCTGCTGGAAAAGCTCTTACATGAGAAACCTGCCGAAGATGCATTGAGAAATGAGTTCGGACATCTACGTCTGCAATTTCACACAGAAGACAAGGGAGATGCAGGTGTGATTTTCACTACTTTTACCCGTACTGATGGGACCGTCCGCATATTATCCAACCTGAACGGGTATTGGAAGCGCGGCTCGGACTCAGATGATTGGGTTTCAGTTGCGCACATAAAAGACCCCCTCCGCGACAACGACCCTCACACATTATTTGAGGTGGTCACCGGGGATGGCTTCATTGCACTCCGGAATCTGGGCAACAAGAAATTCTGCAAAAGGTTAAGCGCAGACGGGGAGTCAGATTGCCTCAGTGCTTCCGACGAGAACATATCCCAATGTGCAAGGTTGATGGTGGAAGAGCCGGTTGATAAATGTGAGATCTATGATGAAAAGTACCACCTGGAGGAAGCAAGGATTTACAACAAGCAGATTATAAACGTGGCCACTGATTACAGCACCAACGACACAAACAAAGAGATGAAAGCCAAGTTTTCCTTCGTCAAGAAAATTGAAGTGGCCAGCAAGTGGGAAACCAGCGCTTCATCCAAGCAAGGAACCGATGCCAAGATAAGCTTCGGCACCGGCGGGGAGAAACCACCGATAATTGTAGGTGGAGAAGTTACATTCTCCTATGAGTCCTCTTCATCACATGCCAAGGGAACATCAGAAACCAACACGGAGGAGACAACGGTCACGCAGGAGTATGATATCCCTTCGAAGACTACAATCGCAGCAAAGCTGATTGGAATGCGAGCTTGCTGTGACGTGCCCTATTCATACAAGAAGAGGGTACGCCTGACCACCGGAAAAGAAGTTACCAGCACCCACCATGATGGCATCTATACCGTGGCCAACAACTATAACTTCGGCATCGTCTTCACTGATAACAAAGAAGAGGTCGAGAAGTTACAGGCTCGGTACTTTTCAACCCGGCCTTAA